The Methanothermobacter sp. CaT2 DNA window ATGCTGTAGCTGATCCGTAATATATATATGAGTTTTTTGTATAGAATTATTATCAGTTAATGGGAGGTGTCCATGGTGAGAGGTTTTTATGTCCTGTTGCTGGTCGTGCTCCTCCTCGCGGTGTCTGTTAACTCTTCAGTCGCTGCAGAAAACTCCACACTGGATGACACGGCCTGCGCAGACAACTGTACAGTCCTTGAAGCACAGGGGGATGATGTAGCGGGTGCACTGACCCATAATGTTACAGTGGATTCTGAGGGTGTGGTCCTCCAGACAAGGAACTACACCTGCGGACCCGCAGCACTCGCCACCGTCCTCCAGAGACTTGGAGTGAACACCACAGAGGATGAACTCGCAGGCCTTGCCGGAACAACCGAGGACGGGACCACCATGCAGGGCCTCCTGGAAGCCAGCAGGGCCAAGGGAATGAACGCAAACGGCATGAAACTAAACATATCTGAACTCAAAGAAAACATGATCGCCTATACCATCAATGACGGCACCGGACACTACACCGTAATAAACGAAATCACCAATGACACCATCAAACTCGCAGATCCAAGCCTCGGGAACATCGAAATGAATATAGAAGAGTTCACTGAGATCTACAGCGGATATACACTGGTTATAAAGGATCCCAATAATCCACAGGTCAACGAAACTACAGATCAAAGCAACAAGAATACAAACTCATCAGAACCCATAAATAACCTGACAGATACCACCTCTGCTGTGAAGGCAGACAACAGAACTCTGACTGATGAGGAAATGCAGAACATTAAAGGTAAAAAATGGAGGCATAAACATTGGCATCCATGGAAGTG harbors:
- a CDS encoding C39 family peptidase, giving the protein MVRGFYVLLLVVLLLAVSVNSSVAAENSTLDDTACADNCTVLEAQGDDVAGALTHNVTVDSEGVVLQTRNYTCGPAALATVLQRLGVNTTEDELAGLAGTTEDGTTMQGLLEASRAKGMNANGMKLNISELKENMIAYTINDGTGHYTVINEITNDTIKLADPSLGNIEMNIEEFTEIYSGYTLVIKDPNNPQVNETTDQSNKNTNSSEPINNLTDTTSAVKADNRTLTDEEMQNIKGKKWRHKHWHPWKWRCSYHWHGWYPVRVRAYYGFHIVSYTAQMVRCACTLDADGFDYYYARCKTYGDRYMDWYRRVGYRYAA